A single region of the Planctomycetia bacterium genome encodes:
- a CDS encoding BBP7 family outer membrane beta-barrel protein has product MALACGMASPAFAQAPQPFVAPQNPAPIPTNAAFGSPSVGQATVTFRPVAGHAAGPVQSAVQSGVVPATAAMPPQQPVAQHAHYQSVPGQSQHQVRQTALVQQYDEFVKQLPPSPSTYPLERAAQVIPTSLQGDPAPAPTDVAPTPDGEVGPAPAAMVPPARMMEGDGHGHAHSHGGSCNQCGKGNANCGCHRGPSGVFWVRADYLLWWTKGSPLPPLVTSSPDTTPIAQAGVLGQPGTTVLFGDNNVNNEDRSGYRFRAGYWFDCCMCSGIEAEYFQLDTKTDSYDAFCPPGGTLNRPFFNVQTGLQDSELVCYPGVVNG; this is encoded by the coding sequence ATGGCCCTCGCCTGTGGCATGGCGTCGCCGGCGTTCGCGCAGGCGCCGCAACCGTTTGTCGCCCCGCAAAACCCCGCCCCGATTCCCACGAACGCCGCCTTCGGCTCGCCATCCGTCGGACAGGCCACCGTGACATTTCGCCCTGTGGCGGGACATGCGGCTGGACCGGTTCAGTCCGCTGTACAATCAGGCGTGGTACCCGCGACGGCAGCGATGCCGCCGCAGCAACCTGTGGCGCAGCACGCACACTACCAGTCAGTTCCAGGGCAGTCGCAACATCAGGTGCGCCAGACGGCGCTCGTGCAGCAATACGACGAATTCGTCAAGCAACTGCCGCCGAGTCCATCGACCTATCCGCTGGAACGGGCGGCGCAAGTCATTCCGACCAGCCTGCAGGGCGATCCGGCCCCGGCGCCGACGGACGTGGCGCCCACTCCTGACGGCGAAGTTGGCCCGGCGCCGGCAGCCATGGTGCCGCCGGCCAGGATGATGGAAGGTGATGGACATGGTCACGCCCATTCGCACGGCGGCTCGTGCAACCAATGCGGCAAAGGCAACGCCAATTGCGGCTGCCACCGTGGCCCGTCGGGCGTATTCTGGGTTCGCGCCGATTACTTGCTCTGGTGGACCAAAGGCAGCCCGTTGCCGCCGCTCGTGACCTCCAGCCCCGACACCACGCCGATCGCTCAAGCTGGCGTACTCGGACAGCCAGGCACGACAGTTTTGTTCGGCGATAACAACGTCAACAACGAAGATCGCTCTGGCTACCGTTTCCGCGCCGGCTATTGGTTCGATTGCTGCATGTGCTCAGGCATTGAAGCCGAGTACTTCCAACTCGACACCAAGACCGACAGCTACGACGCCTTCTGCCCGCCGGGCGGCACGTTGAATCGCCCGTTCTTCAATGTTCAAACGGGCCTGCAGGATTCGGAGTTGGTCTGCTATCCAGGCGTTGTCAACGGC
- a CDS encoding mechanosensitive ion channel yields the protein MFTLVLLRKPYVWPQWALLAAMTCGTVSSSAVAQEPVVAEVSETEEITAEVVKARREEADATPTLDDVTRQRVTELYRRADEELAVAAAAKARYAEHQQAIATAPDEQQKLRQAVDQAAPGREAITAEPATLAEIEQQLTTREVELAKLRTRLVDQLAEPQRRADRRVEISKQVEALATQLATAERDVSLPPADETHPMLAIANKTFLATLAQSLRAQQTALLEELRRYDTTAAILPLRQDVTARLLAQTEQQVQSLQLRLNEERRLDAERQAKSARESAARAHPAMKKLADQNADWAEQRTGPDGVVSRIEASQQAQAKVKQTLKELEGSYSDVKKKVELVGLTDANGAVLRKQRELLPDLRGHEAAIRARQTQIGNISLEQLTLRDERSKLADIDGQVAEALRDARNDADELSLGALQFAARELLVSRRDTLDALINDNNSYFAETVELQGLEEKLVSETSAFREYIDERVLWIRSADAFGPASAAATLEAAQWLFDPLHWTGVINAMREDLRQNPALNIIALVLFALAYRIGRNLRRRLRSAGELVAKSHVTAFQPTLAALALTLLISIQWPALMWYLSFRLEHAPLAGDFERGCSAGLRLTALLFLTMEFFRQVCRRHGLADAHFNWPQTSLSIISRNMRWLMVVLLPAAFVVCAMEYGDFDARQNSLGRLAYLVGLGALGVFMHRILRPRRGALAETYLRNPLRWSTRLQRFWHGVGFGAPIVLAILAIWGYFYTALQLTWRLEATIWLIVGLLILTAVFVRWVQVARRTLAIRQAMERRAANAAAKFEITPGPGNELPAAPPATLDLSFLSQQARRLLQSAVGAAALVGIWLIWIDVLPALRVLNNIEVWQASGDVVALATLPATSANGQPATTTPSAVGDGISVTLADLLVAVLIATMSIIAAKNLPGLLEFTVLQRLPVESGAKFAIKTVASYLISVIGIVWTLDQIGIAWVHVQWLVAAISVGLGFGLQEIFGNFVSGLIILFERPIRVGDIVTVGQTTGCVSRIQIRATTISDGDRRELIVPNKDFITGQIVNWTLTDPITRVVLPVNIAYNADMDLAHRLLMQAARENAWVMKDPEPMAIMIGLGESALNFELRVFIASREQHAPLVHSLNTRIAASFREHGIEIAFPQRDLHIRGVEGGLKLQMPSEVAELITRQDKNAA from the coding sequence ATGTTCACGTTAGTTTTGCTCCGAAAACCGTACGTTTGGCCCCAATGGGCGTTGCTTGCCGCGATGACCTGCGGCACCGTATCTTCCAGCGCTGTCGCCCAAGAACCCGTCGTTGCGGAGGTTTCCGAAACCGAGGAAATCACTGCTGAAGTCGTAAAGGCGCGTCGCGAGGAAGCGGACGCGACGCCTACGCTGGACGACGTCACGCGACAGCGCGTCACGGAGTTGTATCGCCGTGCGGACGAAGAACTGGCCGTCGCGGCGGCGGCGAAGGCCCGCTACGCCGAGCACCAGCAAGCCATCGCGACCGCCCCAGACGAACAGCAAAAGCTTCGACAGGCAGTCGATCAGGCGGCCCCGGGGCGCGAGGCGATCACGGCCGAGCCAGCCACCTTAGCCGAGATCGAACAACAACTCACCACGCGCGAAGTCGAGTTAGCGAAGTTGCGGACGCGCCTCGTCGATCAACTCGCGGAACCGCAACGCCGGGCCGATCGGCGCGTGGAGATTTCCAAACAAGTTGAAGCGTTGGCCACGCAATTGGCCACGGCCGAGCGCGACGTCTCGCTGCCTCCCGCGGACGAAACGCATCCGATGCTGGCGATTGCCAACAAAACCTTTCTGGCGACACTCGCGCAAAGCCTCCGCGCGCAGCAAACTGCCTTGCTCGAAGAGTTGCGCCGCTATGACACGACGGCGGCGATTCTACCATTGCGACAGGATGTCACCGCGCGGTTGCTGGCACAGACCGAGCAGCAAGTGCAGTCGCTCCAATTGCGACTCAACGAGGAACGACGACTGGATGCCGAACGGCAGGCCAAGAGTGCTCGCGAAAGCGCGGCGCGCGCTCATCCGGCGATGAAAAAACTCGCCGATCAGAACGCCGACTGGGCGGAGCAACGCACCGGTCCCGACGGCGTAGTGAGCCGTATCGAAGCTTCGCAACAGGCCCAAGCGAAAGTCAAGCAGACGCTCAAGGAGCTCGAAGGCAGCTATTCGGACGTCAAGAAAAAGGTCGAGCTGGTCGGACTGACCGACGCGAACGGCGCAGTACTGCGCAAGCAGCGCGAGTTGCTCCCGGATCTGCGCGGGCACGAAGCGGCGATTCGCGCGCGGCAGACGCAGATCGGGAATATCTCGCTGGAGCAACTCACGCTGCGCGATGAGCGGAGCAAGCTTGCCGATATCGATGGTCAGGTGGCCGAGGCCCTGCGAGACGCACGCAACGACGCCGACGAACTGTCGCTGGGCGCGTTGCAATTCGCCGCGCGCGAGCTCCTCGTCTCGCGACGCGATACGCTGGACGCGTTGATTAACGACAACAATTCGTACTTCGCCGAGACCGTGGAGTTGCAGGGGCTCGAAGAAAAGCTGGTCAGCGAAACGAGCGCGTTCCGCGAGTACATCGACGAACGCGTGCTGTGGATTCGCTCCGCGGATGCATTCGGTCCGGCCTCGGCGGCCGCCACCTTGGAAGCCGCGCAATGGTTGTTCGACCCGCTGCATTGGACGGGCGTGATCAACGCAATGCGGGAAGATTTGCGCCAGAACCCGGCGCTCAACATCATCGCACTCGTCTTATTTGCGCTGGCTTATCGCATCGGCCGCAATCTGCGGCGCCGCTTGCGCAGCGCCGGTGAGTTGGTCGCCAAGAGCCATGTCACGGCGTTTCAGCCCACGCTGGCGGCGCTGGCGTTGACGTTGTTGATTTCCATCCAGTGGCCGGCGCTGATGTGGTACTTGTCGTTCCGACTAGAACATGCGCCCTTGGCCGGCGACTTCGAACGCGGTTGCTCGGCCGGGTTGCGATTGACGGCGCTCTTGTTCCTGACGATGGAATTCTTCCGCCAGGTTTGTCGCCGGCATGGGCTAGCGGACGCGCATTTCAACTGGCCGCAAACCAGCCTCTCGATCATTTCCCGCAACATGCGCTGGCTGATGGTCGTTCTGCTTCCGGCGGCGTTCGTCGTCTGCGCGATGGAGTACGGCGATTTCGACGCCCGGCAAAACTCGCTCGGACGCCTCGCGTATCTCGTGGGACTCGGCGCCTTGGGCGTGTTCATGCATCGTATCCTCCGCCCGCGCCGGGGCGCCTTGGCCGAGACGTACCTGCGCAATCCATTGCGCTGGAGCACGCGCCTGCAGCGGTTCTGGCACGGCGTCGGCTTCGGCGCGCCGATCGTCTTGGCGATCCTCGCCATCTGGGGATACTTCTACACTGCGTTGCAGTTGACCTGGCGACTGGAAGCCACGATCTGGTTGATCGTCGGGCTATTGATCCTGACTGCGGTGTTTGTCCGCTGGGTGCAGGTGGCGCGTCGAACACTGGCGATCCGCCAGGCAATGGAGCGCCGCGCCGCCAATGCAGCCGCGAAATTTGAGATCACGCCCGGTCCTGGAAATGAGTTACCTGCCGCGCCGCCGGCAACGCTCGATTTGTCGTTCCTCAGCCAACAAGCGCGGCGATTGTTGCAAAGCGCCGTCGGCGCCGCGGCGCTGGTCGGCATCTGGTTGATCTGGATCGACGTGCTGCCCGCGTTGCGAGTGTTGAACAACATCGAAGTCTGGCAGGCCAGCGGCGACGTGGTCGCGCTCGCTACGTTGCCGGCTACAAGCGCCAACGGACAACCCGCGACGACGACTCCGTCCGCTGTCGGCGACGGCATCTCCGTAACGCTGGCCGACTTGCTCGTGGCGGTGCTGATCGCGACCATGTCGATTATCGCCGCGAAGAACTTGCCGGGCCTGCTGGAGTTCACTGTTCTGCAGCGACTGCCGGTGGAATCCGGCGCCAAATTTGCCATCAAGACCGTGGCCAGTTATCTGATCTCCGTGATCGGCATCGTCTGGACGTTGGACCAAATCGGCATCGCTTGGGTTCACGTGCAATGGCTCGTCGCTGCGATCTCCGTCGGTCTCGGCTTTGGCTTGCAGGAGATTTTCGGCAACTTCGTCTCCGGCCTGATCATTCTCTTCGAGCGTCCGATTCGCGTCGGGGATATCGTCACCGTCGGTCAAACAACCGGCTGCGTCTCGCGCATTCAAATTCGCGCCACGACGATCAGCGACGGCGACCGCCGCGAGTTGATTGTGCCGAACAAAGATTTCATCACCGGCCAGATCGTCAACTGGACGCTTACCGATCCGATCACGCGCGTCGTTCTGCCGGTGAATATCGCCTATAACGCGGATATGGACTTGGCACACCGGCTGTTGATGCAGGCCGCGCGCGAAAACGCGTGGGTGATGAAGGACCCTGAGCCG